CGCCGGGTTGTTGCAGCGCCTGTTCCAGCTGCAGAACCCCACGGTGCCGTGGGGACCGGAGCCGGGTGGCGGGAGCGAGGCCCCGCCCGGCCAGACTCCGCCGGGCGAGCCGTCCCCGAGCGAATCGTCCCCGAGCGGGGCCGTTCCCGGCGGGCCGGGGTCGAATCCGCCGGGAACGGGAGAGGCGGCGCCGGGCGCGACCGGTCCGGGGGGAACGGCGCCGGGCGCGACAAGCCCGGGGGGAACTCCTCCGGGCACGACGGGCCCCACCGGGAAGACGCCGCACACAGGCGGTCGGGGCCGGTCGGGATCGGGCGCGAGCGTTCTGGGCCCGGCTGGAGCGGCGCCGGGCTCCGGAGGCGGCGATTCGGGAGCAGGATGGCTGCTCTGGCCGCGGTAATCTGGAAACCTGCCGGGACGCGGCGGCCGTCACCATTGAAGAGCTGGCCGAATGGTGGGACTGTTCGCCTCGGGCGGCGCAGCAGACGCTGCGCCGCCTTTCGCGCTGGGGGCTCGTCCGCTGGGACCCCCGGCCGGGGCGGGGGAACCGGTCCAAGCTGGAGATCAAGGTGCATCCGGTCTTCGTCTACTTCGACCGCGCCTGCGAGGCTCAATCGAGGGGACAATGGGCGGAAGCGGCGTTCTGGCTCGGCGAAATCCTGAGGGAGTGCCCCTGCATTCCCGAAGTGCCGGCCATGCTGGCCGACGTGCGCCAGCGACTCGGCTTGCGCCCGGCCGCATGGCCGGACGGATGCGGAGGATGCAATCTCGATGGTGACGTTGTACCTCGTGCGCCACGCGCACGCGGACTGGGCGCCGGATGAGGACCGGCCGCTGTCGGCGCGCGGTGAGGCGGACGCCCGCCGGGTGGCCGACCTTCTTGAACCGTTTCCGATCGAGGCCGTCTACGCCAGCCCCGCCCGGCGGGCGCGCGACACCGTGGCGCCGCTTGCGGAGCGCCGCGGATTGACCGTGGAACTGGTCGAGTCGCTCGCGGAACGGCGCCTGGCGGCCGGCGCGGTGGAGGACTTCGACGCGGCCGTGCGCTGGACGTGGGAACACCCGGATGAGGCGCTTCCGGGTGGGGAGTCGAACCGCGCCGCCCAGACCCGCGGTTGGACGGCATTGCAAGCGATCATGGCGCGGCATGCGAACGGGCACGTCGTCGTCGCGTCGCACGGCAACCTGCTGGCCCTCGTCCTGCAATGCGTGGACCCGTCCGTCGACCACGCCTTCTGGCGGCGGATGACGATGCCGGACGTCTACCGGCTTCAGGGGGATGCGGATTGCGGCTGGCGCGTCGAACGGCTGTGGCGGGAAGCCGGCGCGGCACCCTCGGCGACCTGAACGCGGTCGCCGTTCAGACTGCGGCCGTTTCCGCCCGGCGCGGCAGCGGCGCGTGAAGTTCGGGCAGCGCGCGGGCCAGAAGCGCCGCGGGAAGCGTGCACGCGATCGCCGCGTCGAGCACCCAGGAGAGTCCGATCGCGTCGGCCATCCAGCCCAGCGCGACGGCTGCGACGCCCGCGGTCCCGATCGTCAGGCCGGTGGTGACGCCGGAGACCATCCCCAACCGATGCGGCAGCAGGCGCTGCCCGTAGCTCGTCGTGACCGACCAGCTGCCCATGGAAAGCGCGCCGCTCAGCACGAGGAACGCCGCCCCGGGCACCGGCGGCAGCAGACGGAAGGCGAGCGCCGGGGCGACGAGCAGCGCCAGGCAGAACCACGTCACCCGCCGCTCTCCGATGGCGTCCGCCACGTACCCGCCCACGAGCGTCCCGATGGCCCCCACGAGCAGGAAGGCGAACATGAGGTAGTCCGCGGCCGCCGCCGACCAGCCGTAGGTCTCTTGGTAATACAGCGCTCCGTATGTGCCCAGCGACACCTGGATGAATGACCGCAGCGCGATGACCAGGCACAGCAGCGCGAGGGCGAGGCGCGCGCGGGACCCGGGCAGCGGGGAGACGGCGTCGCCTTCACCATGGACGGGCCCGGCGCCCCGTCCCGTGGGGCCGCCGCCACCCGCGCCGCCGACCCGCTCCGTCGGCGGAGCGGCCTCCGTCCGGCGCCCGCTGCGCCAGGCGAGCGCCAGCATCGGGACGCCGACGATGAACGCGGGAAGGCCGATCCAGCTGATGCGGCCGAGTGCGCCCGCGTGGACGAAGAGCGCCACGGCGAGGGGACCGGCGGCCATGCCCGCGTTGCCGGCGACCTGGAACCAGGACAGGGCCGTCGCCGGACGGTCGCCGGCGTGCCGGCGCACGCCCTGCGAGGCCTCAGGATGAAACGCCGACGCGCCCACGCCGGCCACCGCGACGGCCGCCAGCACGGCCAGGTACGTGGGCGCGAGGCCCGCCAGCACGAGGCCGAGGCCCGTCGACAGGAGGCCCAGCGGGGCCAGCCAGCGGCCGCCGAGGCGGTCGGCGACGCTGCCCAGCACGGGCTGAAGCGCGGCCGAACAGCCGTTCGCGACGAGAACCAGGGCGCCCAGCAACCGGTACGGCCAGTGGTGCGCGGCGGCGAAGAGGGGCAGCAGCGCGGGGATGCTGCCGGTGGCGTAGTCGTTCACGAAGTGGGCCACGCTGTACAGGGCGATGCGCCGCCGGTCCATCCGCGAGGCCGAGTCCATGCGTCCATTCTAAACCGAACGCCTGAACGAATTCATCGCGCCGGGCGGCGCACGGGCAGTGGTAGACTTGGGGCCGTGAGGGGGTCTGCGCGTGTCAGCACCGGAAACCTTGGACGGCTGGTTCGCCCTCCACGACATCCGCACCGTCGACTGGCCCAGGTGGAAGGCGCTCGCCCCGGCGGATCGAGCGTCGATCGTCAGGGAAGCCTCGCAACTTCTTGCCGAGTGGGAGGCCGTGAACGGCAGCGGTCGCGGAAGCTTCGGCCTGTTCCGCGTCGTCGGCCACAAGGGCGACCTTCTCCTCCTGCACTTCCGCCCGGCGGTCGCCGAGCTCGCGGAACTGGAGCGCACGTTCCAGGCGACGCGCCTCGCGGACTTCACCCATCGCGCGACGTCATTTCTTTCGGTTGTCGAGCTCAGCCGGCACGGCGCGCCGCCCACGCCCGAGGGCGTCGACCCGGCGGAGAATCCGGTCGTGGCGCGGCGGCTGAGGCCCGACATCCCCGACAAGTCGCACGTGTGCTTCTACCCGATGAACAAGCGCCGCGGAGAGCGGGTCAACTGGTTCACGCTGTCCGCCGAGGAGCGGCGAGACCTGATGCGGGGGCACGGGCAGGTCGGGCACCGGTACGCAGGGCGCGTCGTGCAGATCATCACGGGGGCCATGGGGCTGGACGACTGGGAATGGGGCGTCACGCTGTTCGCGGACGACCCGCTTGACTTCAAGAAGCTGGTCTACGAGATGCGCTTCGACCCGGCGAGCGCGCTCTACGCGGAGTTCGGCCCCTTTTACGTGGGCACGCGGCTGGACGCATCCCGGCTCGGCGCGTACCTGAACCCCGAGCGCAGCGCCACGTAGAGTTCTGCGCCGAACAGCAGCGGGACGATCATCGCGTGAATCATCGCCGTGAACGCGGACACGCCGGAGAAGACGACGATGGCGCCGCTCAGCGCCTGCAGGATGCCGAACGCGAACGCCCAGCCGGCGCCCGCGCTCAGGTCCGGGCGCTGCGCGCGCAGCCGCGCCGCCGCGTGCCAGAGGTAGGCGAGCAACACCAGCAGCGCGCCGGCGCCCAGGCGGTGCAGGAACTGCGGAAACTCGCGCGAAGCGAACGCTGGGATCGCGGTTCCGTCGCAGAGCGGCCACCCGACGCAAAAGGAACCCGTGTGACGCACATACGCTCCGGAATAGATGAGGACGAACGTGTACACGAGCGCTGCCCAGGACAGCCGCCGCACGAGCCGCTCCCCAGCGGAGGCCGGTCCGGCCGCGAGCGGCGCGGCGGCCATCGAGAAGGCGAGCAGCAGCACGCCGCTGTAGGATAGCAGGGACACGCCGAAATGCGTCGCCAGGACCTCCGGCGGTTCCGGCCACATCACCGCGGCGGCTCCAAGGATGGATTCCAGGACCAGAAAACCGACGGCCATGACGGCGAACGCGCGGTCGCGCCGCGGGCGGCCGCCGCGCCAGGCGACCACCGCCAGCCACAGCACGAGGACCGTGGCCGCGCCCGTGACCAGGCGATGGCCATATTCGACCATCGTATGGAAATTCGGAACGGGGAAGACTTGACCGTTGCAGAGCGGCCACGAGTTGCCGCAACCGGTGGCGGAGCCCGTATTCGTCACCAGCGCGCCCATGACCAGGACGAGGTACATGGCGGCGACCGTCAACGTCGCAAGGCGGCGTGCGCTCAAGGAATCGGTCACTCCTTTTCCGAAGCCGAACCTATCATAGCACCCGAGGAGGCGCGAGGATGTCCGCCACAAGTCGGATCGACGTTCAACCGGTGAAAGGGCCGAACGGCGGGACGATGTCCTTCATGTGGACACCCCCGGCGGAGTCGTTCGACGTCGCCGGCCAGGCGTTCGAGATCCTGCCCGGCAACGAGGCGCGCGTCTCGCTGCGCGGCCAGGACGGGCGCATCGAGGCGCGCGTCGACGGGGTCATCCGCGTGCGCTACCCGTGCGACCGATGCCTCGAACCGGCGGACGAGCGCATCCCCGTCCACTACCGGCAGCGCTTCGTGACGCCGGAGGTGTTCGAGCAGATGCCGGTGCCGGAGCGCGAGGGCGAGGAGGACGGCGTCACGTACTGGCCGTACACGGGAAGCCACATCGACCTCGGCGAGGGGTTCCGGCAGAACCTGCTGCTCGCCGCGCCGCCGAAGCACCTCTGCCGCGAGGATTGCCGGGGGCTCTGCCCCGTATGCGG
The window above is part of the Clostridia bacterium genome. Proteins encoded here:
- a CDS encoding SgrR family transcriptional regulator codes for the protein MAGARPRPARLRRASRPRANRPRAGPFPAGRGRIRRERERRRRARPVRGERRRARQARGELLRARRAPPGRRRTQAVGAGRDRARAFWARLERRRAPEAAIREQDGCSGRGNLETCRDAAAVTIEELAEWWDCSPRAAQQTLRRLSRWGLVRWDPRPGRGNRSKLEIKVHPVFVYFDRACEAQSRGQWAEAAFWLGEILRECPCIPEVPAMLADVRQRLGLRPAAWPDGCGGCNLDGDVVPRAPRARGLGAG
- a CDS encoding histidine phosphatase family protein; the encoded protein is MVTLYLVRHAHADWAPDEDRPLSARGEADARRVADLLEPFPIEAVYASPARRARDTVAPLAERRGLTVELVESLAERRLAAGAVEDFDAAVRWTWEHPDEALPGGESNRAAQTRGWTALQAIMARHANGHVVVASHGNLLALVLQCVDPSVDHAFWRRMTMPDVYRLQGDADCGWRVERLWREAGAAPSAT
- a CDS encoding MFS transporter, giving the protein MDSASRMDRRRIALYSVAHFVNDYATGSIPALLPLFAAAHHWPYRLLGALVLVANGCSAALQPVLGSVADRLGGRWLAPLGLLSTGLGLVLAGLAPTYLAVLAAVAVAGVGASAFHPEASQGVRRHAGDRPATALSWFQVAGNAGMAAGPLAVALFVHAGALGRISWIGLPAFIVGVPMLALAWRSGRRTEAAPPTERVGGAGGGGPTGRGAGPVHGEGDAVSPLPGSRARLALALLCLVIALRSFIQVSLGTYGALYYQETYGWSAAAADYLMFAFLLVGAIGTLVGGYVADAIGERRVTWFCLALLVAPALAFRLLPPVPGAAFLVLSGALSMGSWSVTTSYGQRLLPHRLGMVSGVTTGLTIGTAGVAAVALGWMADAIGLSWVLDAAIACTLPAALLARALPELHAPLPRRAETAAV
- a CDS encoding heme-dependent peroxidase translates to MRVSAPETLDGWFALHDIRTVDWPRWKALAPADRASIVREASQLLAEWEAVNGSGRGSFGLFRVVGHKGDLLLLHFRPAVAELAELERTFQATRLADFTHRATSFLSVVELSRHGAPPTPEGVDPAENPVVARRLRPDIPDKSHVCFYPMNKRRGERVNWFTLSAEERRDLMRGHGQVGHRYAGRVVQIITGAMGLDDWEWGVTLFADDPLDFKKLVYEMRFDPASALYAEFGPFYVGTRLDASRLGAYLNPERSAT
- a CDS encoding heme A synthase, which translates into the protein MSARRLATLTVAAMYLVLVMGALVTNTGSATGCGNSWPLCNGQVFPVPNFHTMVEYGHRLVTGAATVLVLWLAVVAWRGGRPRRDRAFAVMAVGFLVLESILGAAAVMWPEPPEVLATHFGVSLLSYSGVLLLAFSMAAAPLAAGPASAGERLVRRLSWAALVYTFVLIYSGAYVRHTGSFCVGWPLCDGTAIPAFASREFPQFLHRLGAGALLVLLAYLWHAAARLRAQRPDLSAGAGWAFAFGILQALSGAIVVFSGVSAFTAMIHAMIVPLLFGAELYVALRSGFRYAPSRDASSRVPT
- a CDS encoding DUF177 domain-containing protein yields the protein MSATSRIDVQPVKGPNGGTMSFMWTPPAESFDVAGQAFEILPGNEARVSLRGQDGRIEARVDGVIRVRYPCDRCLEPADERIPVHYRQRFVTPEVFEQMPVPEREGEEDGVTYWPYTGSHIDLGEGFRQNLLLAAPPKHLCREDCRGLCPVCGRNRNVETCDCEPDSVDPRLAALRDLLQEPGDEAR